From Candidatus Nitricoxidivorans perseverans, the proteins below share one genomic window:
- a CDS encoding YafY family transcriptional regulator, whose product MDRTERFYKIDQLINDRKIVPFKDLQDQLEVSRATLKRDLEYMRNRLNAPIVWDRDAGGYRYEMTPAAVGGQYELPGLWFNSSEVHALLTMQHLLANVDPGGILTPHIQPLMSRLNAILGAADNTVEEIRKRILIVGQGKRRMKIEHFERVGSALLRRKRMTITYFARGKGETTEREVSPQRLVHYRDNWYLDAWCHLRNGLRNFAVDSISRVEVLEKKAKDVSRTSMDETLGPGYGIFTGQNVQCARLKFTPERARWVAQETWHPNQKGTLEPDGSFVLELPYADDRELIMDILKYGADVEVVWPGSLKKRVRSEIQKMAKTG is encoded by the coding sequence ATGGATCGCACCGAACGCTTCTACAAGATTGATCAGCTTATCAATGACCGGAAGATTGTCCCCTTCAAGGATCTTCAGGATCAGCTCGAGGTCTCCCGGGCCACGCTGAAGCGTGACCTTGAATACATGCGCAATCGCCTGAACGCCCCGATAGTCTGGGATCGCGACGCCGGCGGCTACCGTTACGAGATGACTCCTGCTGCGGTGGGTGGGCAGTACGAATTGCCCGGTCTGTGGTTTAACTCAAGTGAAGTACATGCACTGCTGACCATGCAGCATTTGCTGGCCAACGTCGATCCAGGGGGTATTCTTACCCCGCACATTCAGCCACTGATGTCTCGTCTGAATGCAATCCTTGGTGCCGCAGACAACACTGTCGAGGAGATTCGTAAGCGTATTCTCATTGTCGGCCAAGGCAAGCGCAGGATGAAGATCGAGCATTTTGAGCGCGTCGGATCAGCACTACTTCGCCGCAAGCGCATGACGATTACGTACTTCGCGCGCGGCAAGGGAGAAACCACTGAGCGCGAGGTTTCACCTCAGCGCCTTGTCCATTACCGAGATAACTGGTACCTTGACGCTTGGTGTCATCTGCGTAACGGTTTGCGTAACTTTGCTGTCGATTCTATTTCGCGTGTCGAGGTACTGGAGAAGAAGGCAAAGGATGTGTCCCGTACTTCCATGGATGAAACCCTTGGCCCGGGTTACGGGATCTTCACAGGACAGAATGTCCAGTGCGCCAGACTCAAATTCACTCCAGAGCGGGCCCGGTGGGTCGCACAAGAGACCTGGCATCCCAATCAAAAGGGCACACTAGAACCCGATGGTAGTTTTGTATTGGAACTGCCCTATGCCGATGACCGAGAACTGATCATGGACATTTTGAAGTACGGGGCAGATGTCGAAGTAGTTTGGCCAGGAAGTCTGAAGAAAAGGGTCAGGTCCGAGATCCAGAAGATGGCTAAAACGGGTTAG
- the nadC gene encoding carboxylating nicotinate-nucleotide diphosphorylase, whose protein sequence is MTLSLRLAAEVERNVLAALAEDIGGGDLTALLAPAGHAARGEVVSRQDAVLAGRAWFDACFLQLDPNARIHWSADDGEIVAAGQALCTVEAGTRALLTAERSALNFLQMLSGTATTTRRYVEAVAGTGAKIVDTRKTLPGLRLAQKYAVLCGGGTNHRLGLYDGILIKENHIIACGGIGPALAQARELAGANVFIEVEVETLEELAEALDCGASLILLDNMDLHQIRQAVGLTAGRAELEASGGVRLATVRAIAETGVDRISVGCLTKDLRATDLSLRHIER, encoded by the coding sequence ATGACTCTTTCACTACGACTGGCTGCCGAGGTGGAGCGCAACGTGCTGGCGGCCTTGGCGGAGGACATCGGCGGCGGCGACCTGACCGCCCTGCTCGCCCCCGCCGGCCACGCCGCGCGCGGCGAAGTCGTCAGCCGGCAGGACGCGGTACTGGCGGGCCGCGCCTGGTTCGACGCCTGCTTCCTGCAGCTCGATCCGAACGCGCGCATCCACTGGTCGGCCGATGACGGCGAGATCGTCGCCGCCGGCCAGGCGCTCTGCACCGTCGAGGCCGGCACCCGCGCACTGCTGACCGCCGAGCGTTCGGCGCTGAACTTCCTGCAAATGCTGTCCGGCACGGCGACGACCACCCGCCGCTACGTGGAGGCCGTCGCCGGCACGGGCGCGAAGATCGTCGATACCCGAAAGACCCTGCCCGGCCTGCGCCTGGCGCAGAAATACGCCGTCCTCTGCGGCGGCGGCACCAACCACCGCCTCGGTCTTTATGACGGCATCCTCATCAAGGAAAACCACATCATCGCCTGCGGCGGCATCGGCCCGGCCCTGGCGCAGGCCCGCGAACTGGCCGGCGCCAATGTCTTCATCGAGGTCGAGGTGGAAACCCTGGAGGAGCTCGCCGAGGCGCTCGACTGCGGCGCCTCCCTGATCCTGCTCGACAACATGGACCTGCACCAGATACGTCAGGCCGTCGGCCTGACGGCGGGACGGGCGGAGCTGGAAGCGTCAGGCGGCGTGCGCCTGGCCACGGTGCGGGCCATCGCCGAGACGGGCGTCGACCGCATCTCCGTCGGCTGCCTGACCAAGGACCTGCGGGCCACCGACCTCTCGCTGCGCCACATCGAGCGCTGA